TTTTGACAGATGTAACTTTACACTTCATTTGTATAtcattaatgataaatttagaATAACTTGTTATGatctaaaatgaatttatagaCGAAGAGTGAATGATAATTATGATGTGGTTTTGGAAATGCAGAATGAAGTGATAAAGCCTGCAATAAGGGGAGTGATAGATATCATGAAAGCATGCTTGAAAGCAAAAACTGTGAGAAGGCTAGTATTCACATCCTCAGCCATAACCACACACATTACTCTTCACCAAAAGCCTTTGTATGATGAGACTTGTTGGAGTGATGTTGAGTTATGCAGAAGAGTAAAGATGACTGGCTGGGTTagtactttttctctttcattatcCACTTTTCAtatgcataaaatataattaaaccaTTAATCTCTTCAATACAATTagcaatgatttttttttttttttttatgtggtagttttttttttttttttttatgtggtataaaaaaataatgttttgtttaaCTTGGTTTGAATGTAGATGTATTTCGTTTCTAAAACTCTGGCAGAGCAAGAAGCATGGAAATTTGCGAAAGAGAANGGAATGGACTTCATCACTATTCTTCCAACTCTTGTTGTTGGTCCCTTTCTGCTCCCATCGATGCCATCTAGCATAGTCACAGCACTTTCTCCTATCCTAAGTAAATTTACTCAAATTTATTCaagaattaattatatattttatttttttatcagtttttttcttacttataatatatatatatatatatatatatatatatatatatatatatatatatatatatataatataaatctaaGATTATCTTGATGGTATTATCTATATTGTTGTGagaataattgaataatttatcaTTTGCAGGAAAAGAGGAGCATTATTCGATCATAAGACAAGCTCAATTCGTGCACGTAGAAGATATTTGTCTTGCTCACATATTTCTATTTGAAGAGCCAAAAGCANAAGGAAGATACATATGCAATGCATGTGACGTTACTATTCATGACATTgctaaattaattaacaaaaaataccCAGAGTACAAGGTTCCCACCAAGTGAGTCTCTCACCAAATTTACATATCATATTCTCTCCTAATATCTCAAGATATTTATACGTGtgaaagtgttatttttttaaaagatactgacaaaatttcaaaacagacAATGTTATAATGAttaggaaaaagtctttttaacaactcttctttgataattttttgacaatgcatgacaatctatgattggtctattttaaatattttcttaaacataaattcaaacagaccaataaaatgatgacacgtatcttgttgtcaaaaagttgttaaaaaagagttgttaaaatatcatcttcCTAATGATTAACATCAACAATGTTATTCCATGGACATGAGATTGAAATACCAATATTTACATGTAAAtgatatgtttaatttatttctatgtTAAAAATATGGAGTGGCTAATTGCATACATGGATTTTTTAGGTTTGAGAATATTCCAGATGAATTGGAGCCGGTGAGATTATCTTCTAAGAAAATCAGAGACTTGGGATTCGAATTCAAATACAGCTTAGAGGATATGTATACTGAAGCAATTGATGCATGTAAAGAAGAAGGGCTTCTTCCTAAAACTGCTGAAACACCAGTGAATGGCATGGTGcataagaaacaaataaataaataggttttcatatttttcGGATTCTTCTGTTGTGAATTGGTAGTCAGTTCAGATAAGTTATGAGTAATCTTCTCATATCTTGGTAATTCCTCAcgtaagaattttttttttcttacctttATGTAATTATAAGGCTATTATTGAATGTCATTATATAacgtaaaaaatttataaaataactgtTCACAATATATCTACATCCACAAAACGACTAGTCTATAACTAGTATAGTATCTTGTTGTTTCTACCTAAAAAgacattaaatatttgtaacacactattttcaagttttaaaccatttattttattaaaggaaaGTAATTTAGAATGATTTTCCTggctatattttatattaagaaaaggTTTAACCTAGATTGTATCTAGTATTTTCGGGTTGatggtaaaaaataataagaattgagtttctaaattttgtaaCAGGTGTTTCTAAATTAAGAATAAAGGAATGAGTTTTAGAATAATAATGAATTGAGTGAGATGAGAGTTTGAGTATTGCTCTGGGGAATCTTTTAAGAATTTCAGAGCTGTAGATGGATATCTCATTGTAACAGAATTCTTTTGGAAACTGAGAACCATTTGAGATGAATTAGATAATTTCAGAGTTGAAAAATTGGTATCCCCTCAATTTTGACAAGAAGAATTTAAGGAATTTTAATACTAGGAAAGTTTGCATACTACGGTAGAAATCATCATACTGCTGACGTTTGTTATAAAAGCATGGTTACCTATCCGGACACAGGTTTTTCGATAAAAATAACTCTGTCAATAGGTTGTCTGTTACGAATCAAGCATccattataaatgtttttaatagtTGTATTGTAGTGTTTGCCATCTGGCTAAGCAAAAGAGATTTCCATTTTCTAATAGTTCTTCTCATGTTGATCAAtctttttgatttaattcatatttatttttgggCCATTGTTCTTATTCTTCAGAGGAGATAGATATATTTGGATTTATCTAGTGAAAAATGAAGCTGAAACTTGTGTTcacttaatcaattttattgccACAATTTTGCAAAGGTTTGGCATTGAGtctagaaaaaagaagagatttatcCACGGTCAATATTTTTCGGTAATGACAAACGGTCATCGGTAAAGTGTACTTATCGACAGTCGACATGTCGAAAATATTATCGACAACTTTTTGGCCTTCGATATTATCGATGACCAAAAGCCCTCAGTAATACCGAAGGTCAGAAGTTCTCGGTATTACCAAGAGacaaaaaagaagggatttGAGTGCCAatttgtatgtttatttttttttcttattgttgaCTATTTtgtaatgatatatatatatatatatatatatatatatatatatatatatatatatataaataattttttattatgcttGTGAGtataataattgtatgtgtagaaatgatgatttttttttatgaatatgagGTATGATTGTTGAAAGAATTTCAAGGAAAAATCATGTGTAGTGGTGATGTTTAGTGTATGCTTTGGTATATGGGAGTTCAGAAAATAGGTACCCTAATATATTACCAATCATTCATTTCATATAGAGAGGAATGAGGTGGGGGAGAGAATGGTAGAAGGTCTTAAGTGTTGAGACAAGATAATCTAGAGAAGAAACTTTAAGATTGTTGAGACAAGATCGTCTAATAAAAACTAATCTTTGAGATTGTTGAGACAAGATCGTCTAAAGAAGAGACTGGATCGTCTAAAACATCTCTGGTTTTGAAGCttaacaaacaacattaaacaaaatagtcATAGGTAATAAGATGACTAACcatgatgaaaaaaatgagtCTCTTATCATTTTGGAATCACAGCACCAAATGGATATTCATTTCTCAGTCAAACCCTTAACTGGATATTCATTTCTACAATTCTCCTTTGGTTGtcttttactttcttcatcAACAATTCTTCCTAACTCAACCCAACCTCATCTGTACCTTCTTGCGACATTGTCTCTTCATCCAAATGAAGGATAGGTTCCCACAATCCTCCAAGAGAAGGAACCACTCCcaacatatatattaacattaaaaacatttagTTCTTTCAATAACCACATGATCTAAAACATATCAAGTTAATGCATCCAAAGATATCAAGTAACTTGCATAATTTTTCTTGAACaacaactttattttctttgactTCAACTTCACTGAAGGCCAACTTAGGATTCTAGGGAACACAACATCATGATAGGGAATCATTAAACACAAACGTGCAACAACCCAAAGCtacaaaaacaatataaaccaacatcaaaaacaactattttacaattaatattcTTACCTACAACACTACAACATTGTCATTAATGCCAAAGGAGTCCAAAATTTGACGTTCCGTATGATTAGATCCCTTATTTAAACTCTTTACCAAAAAAAGTATGGACAACACTTGCTCAATCATAATCACACAACCATCTATATCTTCTAATATTGTACATGACATGTTACTAACTACCTTATATTttctggaaaaataaaatacaataaaacaaacaaaaatatacaaacaacaTACACAATCTACATAATTCTCATTATTtcctattattaattttatcctATTTACAATGTCTCTTAGTGTTATTAAGTGTGAATTAAATTGTTCACCAGCAAGATCACAAACATTCTTATCAAATTTTACCTTCAAACCACCCACATCCAATCCTAAACACATTTAAACATCAAGTTGATAAGGAATGATTCATTATGCTCAACCCACTAGGTGATTGTTGGAGTgtaaacaaagtcccacattgagtaaAAGAAGGGttggtcaagggtttatatacacatagatacctcaattggtaagaggccttttggagtggtaccaaaagcaaacctgtaagggcttggcccaaagcggacaatatcttaccatgtgtggagatctatgtgtggCAAACCTCcccccaacagtggtatcaaaGCCCATGGTTCGGGTCTGGTGACCGGGCTCAGACGAGTATGCCCTCCCATGATCAAGTGAGCCAGGCAGGAGGCCAGTGGCGGACAGATGAATCATGAGAGGTGAAGCGAGGGAGGAATGAGAccatagtcctttgtttgagggaggatgttggagtgcaaacaaagtcccacattgagtaaGAGAAGGGttggtcaagggtttatatacacatagatacctccattggtaagaggccttttggagtggtaccaaaaacaAACCCCTGAGCACTTGGCCCAAAGcagacaatatcttaccatgtgtggagatGTATGTGTGTGGCATCCCCCAACAGTGACCATTTAAACATCAAGTTGATAAGGAATGATTCATTATGCTCAACCCACTAGGTGACCATTTAACTTCATTGTAACTTTCATGTCACACCATGGTAGTAAACAAaactatcaaaatttataaaaaatcaacaattaataaatattatttaaagaaaataatgaattttcagTATTACACGTTTACTTACCTTGATTTCACCTTATTGTAAAATGGATTCCATTGTtgtaaaaataaacaaagtaaaaaaaaaaaaactagataaAAAAGAACTAAACTTGGCACCCAAcaaccactagtgcaaaaacgctaaTTAACGTCGGtttttttgggcttttaacgtctacaaTTGAACCGACGTCATTACCGGTGACGTCCATGCGACGTCGAAAAAATagtataaccgacgtctatctCGACGCCAGTCACTGACAGGTCCAATGTCACTAAACGTCGGTGAAGGGGGAaaatggacgtctaaagacatcatatagacgtcggtcttagcaataaccgacgtctaagaggtattatagacgtcgaaaatgacactgactgatgtctaagaggtactatagacgtaggtgtgtacattaaccgacgtctaatatagtggttgtgttttagtgcagttttgttcccgtctttggatagcttagtagcacaatctccttttgctagtttctccccaaaaaaaaagcttgcatctcttgaatttcttatggatcttttcaacccaaaaccgaacctgggttcttccttagttccattttcatccgcaagaacgaaaaatcacggtgaaacgataactaggcaacgacccatgattgtttttgggttgaaatgatcaaaagaaattcaatagaTGCCGtttttttctgggaggcaaTTAGCAGAGGGAGAATGtattactacgttaccccaagaa
This genomic interval from Vigna radiata var. radiata cultivar VC1973A chromosome 8, Vradiata_ver6, whole genome shotgun sequence contains the following:
- the LOC106771250 gene encoding dihydroflavonol 4-reductase, producing the protein MGSESLTVCVTGASGFIGSWLVMRLIQRGYTVRATVLDPDNMKEVKHLLEIPGAKSKLSLWKANLAEEGSFDEAIKGCIGVFHLATPIDFESKDPENEVIKPAIRGVIDIMKACLKAKTVRRLVFTSSAITTHITLHQKPLYDETCWSDVELCRRVKMTGWMYFVSKTLAEQEAWKFAKEXGMDFITILPTLVVGPFLLPSMPSSIVTALSPILRKEEHYSIIRQAQFVHVEDICLAHIFLFEEPKAXGRYICNACDVTIHDIAKLINKKYPEYKVPTKFENIPDELEPVRLSSKKIRDLGFEFKYSLEDMYTEAIDACKEEGLLPKTAETPVNGMVHKKQINK